A window of Rosa rugosa chromosome 7, drRosRugo1.1, whole genome shotgun sequence genomic DNA:
aaaaatggattaattacataataattgacttgaggattaacttatttatagtgttttaaatacaattacatgcatagaaatgcgtgtaatcatcATGACATTCAATTTAATAATTTCTAGCAAATTTCATTGATTTTATCTAGAAAACTAATTAATCAGCAAAAAAGAAGAACGTGATTCACCAAACAACCATATCTGCTATCGCCCTTCCTCAAACAAAACAATCACATCTGCAGAATTAAAAGAGCAAAGAAATCTAGAGAATAGCGCAAAGAAATTACATCAAATCTGGGAGACTGTATATATAATAGTACAACTATTTCTTTCTCCCTCTAACAATATGAGAATTCATATTAAATTCATTTGAAACCCAGTAGAGATGGATCTGGCCATCAATTGaaaatcaccatttctcatTTACTCCATCACAACATATCTCTATTTCCAGCAGGATGAAACCCACCACCACTAGCTAACAGTATATAATAGATCATTATTCAATTGCCAATGAACTAATGAATTAAGCCATACACAACTTTTTACTCTATTTACTCTGTTTTGGTTGATGGCATTTTCCTACAGTTGCATGTTAAAGTCTCCATGATTTAAGGGGTTGGTTTAGGGTTCTTCATTCCTTTTGTTGTTGATTATCATATACatttttttctaattaaacAACAATAAATTTTAATTATTGATCTTTCCattttaaagaataaaaataaaatataagaatACAGGCTAAAAATAGTTTGATGATATGACAcctgccacatcatttggtattGATATTTGATATAATTATTTGGAATCTCAAGCATTTTTGTTTCCAAAATGATCTTTGAATTCttgaaaattcttctatgccaCCTTGAATTCTTTATGTATCCTAGTTTTAAATGAAATGCTTTGCTCATAACATTCAAATTCCAATCACCTTTATACTCTAATCACGTGTCCCAGACCCACCTGTGCACCAACCACTTCTTTACCGAAACTTGTTCAATTTATAGCAGAAATACAGAATATATGCAATAACTTTTGGCATTGCAGGTCTAAATGTTTTCTTCAATAATTAACAATCTTTCATCTTTTACGCAAGCCTATATTTAGGTATATTATATTTCATATGGTTAACCACTGTTAATCATATCGTGATGGACCACTTAGATGGCGAGGGATTTTCTTGGCGAGAAGCAGGATTCTATAGAGCtcaatttttttactttttttttaaaaaaaaatttccccaAGGCTTCTCAATATGAGAGAGAAGAGGGCCTGGACGGTTGCAAGTGATGAAGAAAACATAAGAGAAGAAAGAGACCAGATGCAACATTAATTTGAAATATAGGTACTATAATTAATCCTAGATAGACGAGCTACATAGGTTGTGACCTAGCAGATGACATACAGAACGATAACTTAAGGATTCCCACATGAGGAATCCCAAGTGGATCTCATAAACACCCACAACTTTATTCTCAGGTTAATAATAATATGATCTCTGCGGCCGAAAATTGAGTATCCATCAACCTCTTCACTTCACACTGCAACAtaaaacaacaagaaatcagCTTCATCGATCTTCATCAGATGATAtttgacaaaataaataaataaacaggaaaaactgaaaacaattgatATTCTGCAGTACTATGCTTACTTGTTGCAGTTGGTGGACGTGCTGATCTTGTAGGGAACGCTGACACCACATTTGCCGGGAAGACCAGCGGCGAGGTTAGGGTTAACTCCGGGAATGGATCCAGCTGCGTTCTTTAGGCAAGTACAAGTTTGCTTGCGGTCGGCTGTGGTCTTCGCCTGGCTGTTAAGGTTGCGGACTCCGTTGCAGCAAGCGGCAGGGACAGGGCCACCACTCTTGACGTAGTTGATGCACGGTGCCACGTTTTGGGTCACTTGGCCGCAGGTGATGGCCTGGGCGACGGGGACAGCCACCACAATGCACATGAGAGCCACCAAAGCAAGCTTCACCACTGCAGATGCCATAATGCACTATGGAGAAGATAAGGAAATATGTGTAGGAATGGGTTTTGTGATCGCTAGAGTTGGGAGCTTGAGTGAGTTGGAATCATGCTATGGACTGTGGTTTATATAGAGGGGAGTTGGGTGAGTTTTACTAAGCTAGTAAGTGTGAGTGATTAATTCTGCAGAAATTAATTTTCTCACGCCATACTGACCGGTCACATCATCTATATGATAACGGTAAGAAGACAAATACTGTATATTTCATTGAGGTGAAACTCAGTAGTGTAGATTGCAAAAATATCTTCTGTATATTTATGTTTCGTATTCACGTTCTTGGTTCTCCAATATAATTTGTTCTTCAATGACAAAACAAATTAATTACCGATGCggtaatgaaaataaaatctaTTGTTCGATCATACAAATAGGATTCTGCACGGATTAAGACTGGCATGGATTTTGATCAAGTAATAACCAACTCAATTTCGCAATCGCATTTATTCCCTATATGTACATATATCCATGTTACATTAGAAAATTCCTACATGACCAATTTTAGTAGAGAATTGATATATCCTGTAAATAAGCTTCATTGTTAGTGCTTTGCTAATTAATCAATCATAAATTCTTTGACTTGCTTCGTTGaacttttacaaaaaaaaaaaaacgctctTAACATGTGTTTAATGATTGTTTAGCATTGAAGCAAACTCTTGTCCTTTGAAACTAAAGCCGAAAGAGCATGTTGCACATGATTTGAGAACATGGGTGTTTGAGTGTTTGACGTAATGGACTCGTTTTAGGGGCTGATTTGTGTGACTATTTTTTCATGGCTCTTTGGTTATTATGGAGTGCGAGAAATAATCTTGTCTGGAAGGGTGGCAATTTCCAACCCATGCATATGATTGAGTGGTGTAAACAGAGGTTGGAAGATTTCCAACAATATCACCCAAAAGCAACGAGAAAAAAGAAGAGGGTTCTGACTAAGTGGGAATGTCCTCCCACAGGACGGCTGAAAATTAATATTGACGGTGCTTTTAAAGCGGATTGTGGAGTTGGAGCATTGGGGTGGTGGTCAGAGATGATTTGGGCATGAGAGTTGTAGCTATTGCGAGGCCTTTTCTGCATGCAAACTTGGCTATTAATATGAAAGCTGCGGCGTgtagaacttgttttcttttcagTATACATCAAGATTGGACGAAAATTGACATTGAGAGTGACTCTGCCCTTCTGATTGCTGCACTCAAGAGTTTTGAGGTGAATTATTCGGAGGTCAGTCGAattttagatgattgtaaaTATTATTTATCTGTTTTAAATTAGTTAGAATTCGGCATATTTACCGTGAACAAATGGTGTTGCACATAGGCTTGCACATCTTCTTAGTGTTTCTAGATTaaatgatgtttggttagagaagactcctgctattattatTCAAGATGTAATATATGAGGATTATTGTAAATGTTTTATTGTAGCAcagggttcaggttttatgttcCCTTCAGTTGTAAAACtttaatattaatataataaataaaactGAGCTTGAGGCTGatcctcccagctaggctgggttccaaacctcttTTAAAAAAACGAATAGCTTCTCCACAAAACATAATGAAGTAGTTGTATAATTCATAAAACATTTAGGCTAATTCCGTCAAGTAGTGCTAGAAACACTTTTGAATATATGAAAGCACTTCTAAACACTTCTTAATACATAATTAAGTATGGCCTATAATATAATTCTCAATCAATCTCTAATCAAAATTCAACTGTGACATTTTATTATGAGAAAGTTAGCTTGGTATCACTAGCCATATCATTGCTCGATAATGAAGAAGGATACAGGTCAAAAACGTATGTACGAGTTGGGAAGGAGTCGGTTGGCAGTTGTATTCAATTGAATGCTTTTGCACTATCCTCTAACCTCTAATTTTAAGCGATTAAATCCTAAGAGGCATTAATGATCTCACTCATGCAGTTGGCAAGTACACCTTAAATGCTCTCAAGGACAAATTCAGACTCGTACACTGATCGACGTAAAGGATCGATCAACTGATCGAATGAATGACAAAGAGACGGGGTGTTTAATACTGAGACAATATTAAATTTTAGAAATAGAAAGTCAGCAGATTAGTTCAAAACACATCTCAACTAGTGTCTAGTGAAATATTGAGTAGTGACTAATCTAAGAGTTCACACCTCTAAGCACCTCTAAGGTTTCAGTACTTTGAATTATAATAGAACTTTTTCAAATGCAACTACAAATTGTCCCATGTATAGGTGGAATTTATAACCCTTCTTGCCATAATGATATAAAAGGCCAAAATATATCAAGTAGTCGGTGAAGGATTGAAATTAGGGTCATTTTGTAATTTCATCATTCATTTAGTGCCAAAACTTCATCAATGTCGTCGTACCAGTATCCCGACACCACATTTCGTGTCCAATTTACGTTTACATACACCGACTCACTTTCATTGTTGTCAAAGCTAAAACCAAGACGTATATTGTCATATACATTAACCCTAGATCTGGGTTTTAGTTGGCTAAATAATTTGTGACATCTCGAAGACTCCAACAACGGAACAAGTCTTTGTCCAAACTTGTGACCATTGCCAAATAGTTAGGTAAATAATTAAGGTTGCGGACCCCTGAAATTAAAGAATGAAAACTTGGTCTGCATGCCTACCATCGCGGCATCGCCTTGTAGATCTGGTCATGCACGTTGCACACCAGAAATCCCTACTAGTGCGTAACAGTCTCCATGGATCACGTCACTCGAAGAGTATGGATCTGCCTTCCTTCTTTCGAGATACATATTTACGATGATGGAGGACTAATCAATTTTCTCAACGATATATACACATACGGAAAAAACAATCACTTCTTATATAGATGATGGGTTCCTCTAATACATGCCCTAGGGTTCACGTATCCTTGCACTACTAGCTAGCCCTTGAGGGCAGGCCTCTATGACCTTGACATTTCATCTGATTTCGTTAGTTTAATTTTGTTTCACCATATGTTATACTACGGTTGATTGGTTGATTGATTAGTGTCGAAATGTTCTTTAATTTGACATATGAGTAGTGTTCATCTACTACACTTCTAATtggattaaaataaaaaagatatattaaaatttgaataaaCTTATTTTCGATCATCTCAATCTAAATCAAAAAAGAACCCTGTACGTTATACTGACCAAGAGAATACTACTGGCCATAAATATGTCGGCAAACATTAAATGATCAAAATATGCCCGTATGTGTGTAGTCGATCTTTGCATTATTTTTTTGTAGTGAATATATAACAAAAGTATTAAAAAAGCCTAAGCACGAGCAAAAATAAAGATACACACCCGGAATGCAGAGTAAGGTCAGGTTAATCAAAAGATAGATGCATGcatatgactcaaaaatagcAGGATATAAATTCCATGAAGATAATAGACATACATCTGAAACTAACATGAATAAAAAAGAGAGTACTTAAACGACAGTCGCTGAAGTAGTGCATGAACTCGCCCTATCTGGACCCACTCAATCCCTTATTATTCTGAACTTAATAAGCCTACTAAACTAGCTAGCTTCATATCCTGCTCTGCTCCATCATCCGACTCGATCTTCATTTCACGCTGCAAGACataacaaaataatttagaaaGACGAGGAGCTAGGGTTAATTTACAGGCATGAATGTGAAATTAGGAATACGGGTACCTGGCGCAATTAGTGGAGACGCTGATCTTGTAAGGAATGTTGACCTTGCAGTTGGACGGGAGCCTAGCAGCGTTGGTTGGGTTGATCCCTTTGAGTTTAGCAGCAGCTGCTTTCAAGCACTTGCAAGCATTCTGGCGGTCATCGGTGGTCCTCGCCGAGTTGACCATGTTTCTCAGGTTGGTACAACACCCCGCACTGGGGGTCCCACCTTTGGTGAGGTAGCCCAGGCACGGTGCCATCCCGCCCTGGATCTGGTTGCATGTCATGGCCGCTTCGGCAACCACCACGCACATCACGAGCACACAAGCCAGCTTGGCTAGGGTTCCGGCCATTTTGATCGATCTGTTTCTTagttaaaaatttaaaatgctCTGGGTATTGCTACAGTGATGTGTATGCTCGGAAAGAAGGTGGTGCCGTGGTGGTGCTTATATAGGGGAAATGGTGGTGGCAAGTGGCAGCGTTGTGCTATTCGGTGCGTCAAAATCAGTGGTGGACGTGCAGACCTGGTTTGAATGCTCTGAGCGCATGCAGAAGAAGATCGAGACACGATGACCGGCGCTAAAAACGACGAGCTATAACCCATTGAAAGATGTGTTAGGGTTACCAATTGTCAAAACCCTAATAATGTTCATACAGTATCGATGAACGAAACAGAAAAGGTTGAAAATTAGTTGGGAAAAACGATTGGAACAAAGTAAATTACGAGTTACTACCTGTAGTGATTTACTTGTGATATAAAATTGTCtgatttttaaaattaaacatgAGAGTTAAACTGGTCCTCTAGCTTGCTACTCAATACTGACTAGTGACTACACCTGCAGCAATAGATACCAGAACTGAGTAGTTGAGCTCATTACTGCATTAACTGGCAGAATTGACATCTCTCTATGAGCTAATCTACCTCTTTTCATGAATCTCCAATCTTATTTTGATGTATTTTGAAGTGTATTAAAATTTTAAAGTCAAGAGTTCGTTAGATTAGTCCATCATTATACAGAAACACTGTAAATTGTGACTGAACTATAGAATTCCACAATTTTTATAGAATTTTAGCTCTCACATTGCCTCCTTGTTGGATTTTAACCTCGAGAACTTTGTAATATCTGATTTTTACTGTCATCGATCAAATTACCAGCATTGAACGGTTTCTTGAATAGTCATTTCTCACAACTATCAAGATTTAACTCTCCTGTATTGTGTGGTATGGGTTAGTACGCTACTGCATGTCTCTGATAGTGAGCCAACTACCATTGACATTTTACCCATACTATGCCACCACCGAAATGCAATGCAATGAATGGGTTGTGGTCCATATGGACCACACATTATAGGTGCATAATTGATCATATTTTGGAAGAACTCGGCCTCTAGTGCCTTCACCATTTCACATTGGCCCTCAAAGCACCTAATTGGGGTCTGGTTTTACATCTTTGGGGTTGTAGCGCTAGGCAACCCTTAGCTACATCTATATATTGATGTATCGTCGATATTGGTACTCTTAAGAACAAAAGAAGattgccaaaaag
This region includes:
- the LOC133721675 gene encoding non-specific lipid-transfer protein 1-like; translation: MASAVVKLALVALMCIVVAVPVAQAITCGQVTQNVAPCINYVKSGGPVPAACCNGVRNLNSQAKTTADRKQTCTCLKNAAGSIPGVNPNLAAGLPGKCGVSVPYKISTSTNCNNVK
- the LOC133722216 gene encoding non-specific lipid-transfer protein 1-like encodes the protein MAGTLAKLACVLVMCVVVAEAAMTCNQIQGGMAPCLGYLTKGGTPSAGCCTNLRNMVNSARTTDDRQNACKCLKAAAAKLKGINPTNAARLPSNCKVNIPYKISVSTNCASVK